The genomic stretch TCCGCGTACGCAGGACAGGGTCCAGTCACCGGACGCCGTGCCGCTCATTACGGCCCCCGCAACGTCCGGCAGGTCGATGCCGTTGGCGGTTAGGTTCTCGGGGCCGACCAGCACCTTGAAGGGATAGGGATCATTCACGGTGCCGTCCACCGGGACTCGGCCGATCAGCGCGGTCATGGCGACCGAGCCCATCAGCGTGGCGTTTTCAGGAATGGTGTAGACCGGCTTCGCGCCTTCGGTACGATCAAGGGATCGCGTCAGGCCACGCTCACCCTGGGTGACCGCCCGTAGCTGTTTCTGGCTGCGATCAATGGCGTTATCTTTCAAGTCTTCCAGTGAGTTGAAGGCGGTAGGCAGACTCAGTGCGGAGGAAGTCTTGGTTTTGCCTCGGGCGTTGGTGGACGGAGCATCCGAGGGTTCAATCCACTGCAGCGCATCAACAGCAGGATGCAGGCCTTCGAACTGCGCGCCATCGCCCGGCTCAAGCCCCAGTCCGATCGGCATGTCCTTGCCTTTGCCGGTCAGCCCCGACAATTGGTTCTGCAATTGCGTCAGCAGACCGCGAGCCTGGTGACTGTCTTGTTCCGCTTTGAGTCTGGCCTCGTTGGCTTGTCGGCGGCCTTCGTCGACCTGCTGGGTCACACTACCTAGCGCTGTCTGGATACGCGAATCAACACTGTTTTCCCGCTCCCGCAGGCGGTTGTTCTCCGTTTGCAACGAATCGTTGTGTTTCTTCAAACCGAGCATGTCGCTGCGCATGGCTTTCACCTGGCCGACCAGGGTGGCGACCGTGTCGCGTGGGGTATCGCCCGCAATGCCGAGCGACTTGGCTTGCTCGACGGATAACTGAAGGTTGCCCTGATCAACCGGGTTCTCTGGAGAGGGCGTGCTACTCCCCGCGACCCAGCTTTTCAGAATAATCAACACCACGCCCAGCAGTGCAGCCGGCACCAGCCATTTGAGCAAGGCGTTAGCTTTCATCGTCAGCACCTCGTGCAATGGGCGGGAGCGGCACGGCGTGTTCGAGGCCGGCACCGCGAGTGACGAGGTAGGCGATCGTGGTGTCTTCAGCACTGCCGACCGGTCCGAGGAAAGCATGCTGGAAAGCCGCGGCGAACAGCGTGGCCTGCAGCCGACGCGGATCGAGTTGCACCCTCGCTGAACCACGATTGCGCAACTTCACCGCCGTCACCCAGTAATCACCGAGTCGCCAGGCGGCGATGGGTGTGCTGGACACGTTTTCGGTCGGCAGCAGGGTCGGCAGTTCGGTGCGCAGCTTGAGCGGGACGCGGCGTACACCGGGCAGGGACTCCACGGTGCGCAGCGGCGCGTACAGGCTTTGCGCGGCGTAGCGTGTCAACGCGACCGGGATCGGCGTACGTGCTGGAACAGGTACGGCGCTGGTTTCAGCCTCCGTAGCCTGCATCTGAACATTCTTGAGAATGCGCACGGGCTCCAGCGGTTGATCGCCAGGCGTGGCCGCGATATCCAGGAGGATGATCTCGCCCGTCGCGACCGATTGCAGTTGCAGTCGGGTCGGGGCAATGGCTTCCGATGCGCGCAGGTACAGCGTGCCGCCGGTTGATTGCACGCGCAGCTTACCCGTCAGGGTTGAGGGCACGCCGACTCGAACATCCTCATCGACAAAGACCACTCGTTCCTGATTGATCACCAGCGGAACCGCGAGGGGGAGGCGTTCCCAGCGGATCAGTTCGACGGCTTGTGCTGCTCCCCATAGCATCAGTACGACGGTGAGTCCCAGGGTAGACATCCGCTTCATGGTTCACCTCCAGGCAGGGAGATTTTTTGCGGAGTGCCCTGATAGCAATCCAGTGCCAGCCCCCACTTGTTGCGCTCGGGATCCAGGTCAAAACGCACCACGCGCAATGGATAGCGCACCACCACCCGTTTCACCGGTTCAGCGGCGTAATATTCATCGGCGTTGAGGTCGAGCTTGACCAGCCAGCTGTCACGGTCGAGTTGCTTGACCCGGAGTTCAGGATCCTCGCTGTAGCCTCGGCCCAGAATTTCGTAGACGCCACGCACTCGCTGACGCAGTTCGCCTGCGGCCTTGCGGTACTCATAATCACCGTCGAGGAAGGCCTTGCAGGCGGGTGTCAGGTAGGACTGCAAGCCATAGATGGCGCGACGATAATCCTTCTCGCCATCCGAGGGCCAGCGGTTGAGCTGGCCAAAGATGTACAGTGCAAAGGCATAGACATTCTCTGAGGGGATATCCCACCACTTGCGCGTGCTGCCCGAGCGCAGATCTGGGGGTACATGCACGGTCAGATCGGTCGGTGCCGAACGCCAGCCGTACCAGAGCCCGGCACAGACCAGGGCAAGGATCATTACCGCCAGACGCAGGCTGAAGATATGGGCCCGTTGGGCATCGACCTTGTTTCGAAATCGGCTCATGGCTGCCACCGGGACAGGGCAGGGCGCAGTCGACGCGAACGGCGAACCGTCCAGGCGCCGGAGTGGAGAATCAAACTTCCGCGCCCCAAGTGCCAACGGCTGGCGAGTACCCATTCGAGTTTGCGGTACAACCAGGTCTCGGGGCGAGCCCGTTTGGCCCGGCGCAGTAGCGTGCCACCGGCAAATAGCACCAGCGCCATGCATGCGATCATGCCGGTCGGCGCTACGGCAATGGAAGCGGTGGCAATCGCTAGAGGAACGCCCAGCAGTAGGCCAATGACGGCGCCGGTGCCGAGTGCTACCCACATCTCATCATTGGTCAACCCGCGCAATACGGCGGGATCACGATTGAGTCGCTCTGGGAGAAAGACCAAGGTGCCGTCGGCCAGGCGTTCGATAGTGTCGTTCATGCCAACCTCACAGAATCGCGGCCGCCTTGGTCAAAAACCAGATGATGATCACCACCAACAGGGCACCGATGCCGACTACAGCACCCAAGTCCTTCCAGGTCTTGCGCTGGTTCTGCACGTCGGCATAGACGGTCAGCGAATGCCAGGCCACACCGAGAAAGGCGAGCAGGGCGATCAGCAGACCCAGCAGGATGCCGCCGTCGTAGGCGTAGTTTTTGATCGTCTCGATCAAACCAGATCCTTCGCCACGCGAAGGGGCTTCCATGGTCGGGAGTTCGGCAAAAGCCAGGCTTGGACCGAGCACCAGCAACAGACCGATCAAGCGCAGGTTCGCACGATCACGCAGGTTGTTTTTCAGGGGGACAAGGCACTTGAGCATGACGGCGATCTCCTGGTTTAGGAAAGGGTGAAGAACATCAGAACCAACAACGCGAGCAACACGCGTGCAGTGCTGCCACCGAAGAAGCCGAAGCGCACACTGCCTGTCGCCCATCCCCGGTAAGCCGTCCACATCACCCAGGTACACCAAAGCAAAGCCAGGACGAGAACCAGGGACAGCCACAGTGTCGAACTGCTTTGCGCCGAAAAGCCGGAGGCGTTTTGAAAAGCGGAGCTCTGAGCGTCAGTCATGCTCATGGCGACGGCTCCGCGGGCAGTGCGTCCAGACGGTAATCGCCGACCAATTCAGTAGCATCGCGGGGTTGAGCGCGAGAGGGGGACATATAGCCCTGCACCCCCTGGCGAATACGTTGGATGTCCTTAGACAGACGGAGATAGTCGAAGCGATAGCGCTCGACTGGTTCAGCCGTGCTGGCTGCCTCAGCTCGTGTCGCAAGGCGTTCGATGGTGTCGAGTTGCCGCTGGATAAGGCTGAGTTGATCCTGCTCATGAGCCGAGGCGGCATAGCTGCTGCCGTGAACGATAGCCAGCGAGAGTAGTAAGCAGCGAAAGACGGTAATCGGCATGATGCTGTCCCATATGGAGCTGGGAGCAGAATCAAGTCAAAGGTCGAATTATTCCGTAAGAAACCTGAGGTCTAATGAATCGCTTTTTCTGGGGAGGTACTGGAGATGTTTACTTACAGCTATGTGGTCCTTCGATCTTTGATGGAGAGAGTGGTTGAGGCTCTAGGGAAATTCCACTCTCGATGAGTTTCGTTGGTGACGGTATCCGTTTCGTAAGGACACCCAGCAAGGCTGCCTCGGAGTAGAACGGATGGCCGAAATCCTCGCTGCCGACTCGTTTGTCTGTCACAAAAAACGGACGTGCAGTGCGCCGGGCACATGCTGAATAATGGCCAAGATAACGCCTTTGTGCCGCTCGCTGGACAGTTACGGATTCCTTTTATACTGACGGGTAGTAAGTAGATTTTGATAGCAAAACGGCCTGCATCGAACACCACAAGAATTGATATGGAAAGTGATATGGCTATCTCTGACGAACATAAGAGGCTGACGGCGCTGTGAGCGAACTGGTTCCGCAAAAGAGTCTTTGGCGTTATTGCCACGGAGCTGACTTGCGATCGACACCACATGTAGTGGTCCAGAGGAAGAGACCATGCCATTCCCAAAGATCCACCAGCACAGTTCACACGTACCTACTGGTCCGATCATGCCGGACTACGTTCGCGAGCAGTAGGAACAGCGCCATATCGAATGGCTTGCTCATGTTCGACTACCAATGTAAGTCGATAACAGGTCGATACGGCCGAGTCCCAACTCGTAGCTGATTTGCACTCGGGCATCCTGATCTAGGCGTCGGTCGAGTTGGTAGCAACGGCCACCGTTGATGGGCGCGAGATGATGAGTGATCTGCTCATAGCGCTCGCACGCATAGGCGACCCGAAGTTCGTGGAAGCCTTTGAGGTTGTGCGAGTGGAGGATCTCTCGTGCGGGGCGGACGATTTGCCGTTGTAAATCGACATAGCGTTCGTTCGGTGCAAGCAGGTTGCGGCTACCGTTGGGCGAAACCTGTTCGGCAAATTTCAGCGCTTCATGAATAGGATCATTTACCGTGATCCAACGAAGCGCCGACGCACGTGAGCGGCCACCTTGGATGCCATCTCGGATGTTGATTTTGCCGCAGTGTTCGGTCTCATGTTTTAGGCGCGGTAGATCGGCCAAAATGGCCTCGCGCAAGCGCATGCCGGTGGCTCGCGCCAACTGAACGATAGCCGCCGCGCGCGGCATTTGGTGTTCGCAGAGCGCGTCAACGATCCGCGTCACCTGCTCATGGTCTTGGCCTTGCGGCGTCGAGCGACGAACACTGGTACGCCGCATTCCCAAGGCCTTACTCGGGCTCGGCACCGCCACAGACTGATCGCCGCGAAGCGCCGCCATAGTCCGGTTCACGCTGGACAACCGGTTTTGTGCGGTGGCGATGCCGATAGCACCTTGTTCAACTTGTTGGCGCAGATGCCCTGCGTAGTCCAGCAAGGTCTGCCGATCTATCTGTCGCGCATCGTTAAACCCCGGCCCATCCTCCGAACGACACCAGCGGACAAACGCCTGCCAGCGATCACTGTGCGCCTTGACCGTGGCGTAATGCCCGCCGCCAAAAAGATCGCGCAAGGCTTGCGGTCCGGCATAACTCAGTTGTCGGCCATAGCCAAAATTGCGCCCATCTCGTCTACCAACCAATGCCATGATCAAACTCCTCTCGAAGCCAAACACCTGTGAGGGTTGTCCACTAACGCGGGACTGGCGGCTCCTTACGACCGGGAGCTTGGGCCTCTCATGAGCTAACCTCCTGAACACTTCCGCGGATAAGCATTTGTGTCGCACTCAGAGATATTTTTTGAATGTCGCCGTCGTGATGGCCATGGCGACCCCGAGCATCACGGCGCAAGGCAGAAGTACCGCCATTGGGTTGAGCGAAAAGGGTAGGGACAGGTAAAGGATCCAGGGCACGATCAGCAGTGGGATGACCGCTCGCTTGGCCCGATGATAGACAAAGCTGCTTTCGCGCCCAGCGCCGAATTTACGCAGGTCGCGGCGCATCAAACCATCGATGAAGCCGGTGAGCATGGCCAGCAAAAGCAGGGGGGTCGCCAAGACCAGAATGGTCAGACGCACCACGAAAGTGAAAGTGACATACACCGCCGCCAGTACAAAATCCTCGATGCTCACATACAGCTGATTGAGCTCGCTCCAGAAGCCGTTGTCCTGGCTCGACGCCCGCGCCTGCTGGGCGAAATCCGTAAAACCGGTCTTGACCAGTAACCACTGCTGGAGGAAAGCCAGCCACTGGACAATCGTCTGTCCAGGCTGTTGGATAATCAGTGAGGATGTGAAGTGCTCACTGAGCCAGCCCAGTTCGCGACTCAGCATCGCCTGACTGTGTCGCCAGCCTTGATCACCCCAGAACAGCAGCAGACCGGCCCACTCGATCAGAATCGAGAACAGCAACGAGGCGATCAGCAAACCGATGACGTGCAGGACCAGGTTAATCGCCGAGACGATTAGCCCTGGGCGCTGGATGGGTTGCGGTGGAGGGTTCTGAGCTGAAGTCATCCTTCTTGACTCCGCGAGATGCACAGCAGGGCCGACGGCGTCATGGGGCCTCCTGAGCAGGAACACTTGCATCCACCGCTGAAGAAGTGCGTGGAGGCGTAACCCGATCTGGATCGAAGTCGAGCGTCGGGCCGCCGCCACTTGCACTCCACCAGTGACCCGCCTGTTCGTTGTAGCTGGTGCGCATCCGCTGGGTGAGCTCCTGCAGATCCTTGGGCATCGCATCGTCGGGAGAGGGCCTGGGCAGTGGCATACGGACTTTCCAGAGCTGCCCGCCCACCTGGAAGGAGAACATTTGCCCCTTGGGCAAGCTGACGATGTGAGCCGGCTCGATCAGGGGCACGCAGGTGCTGCTGACCCGATCTTGGGAGGACGAAGTGAAGTCCGTGTTGGCCTCCGGGTCGGAGGTATCGGTGGCCCCCGAGACCAGGGTTTTCGTCAGCACGTTGATCTTGGGCAATTGTTGGGTGAGCAGTTCCGCGGTGGCGGTTTCGCGCACCCGGAGCATCTGCAGGGTGTTGAAGTTACCGATGACCTGGCCGGCTTTGGCCCGGTTGCCGATGCGTGCCTCAATATCGCTGAGGGTTTGGGTGTAAGCCGTGACTTGGATACCGGCACCGCCGCCCTTGTTGATCAGCGGAATGAATTCATCGCCCATCAACTCGTTGAACTCATCGGCGTGCAGGTTGATCGGTAGCTTGTCGGCGCTGCTGCCAGCGGTAGGCAAGCCATGGTCGATGCCATGCTTGTAGATGTGTCCGGCGACCGAGACCAGATCGGCGAACATGGAGTTGCCCACGGCAGCGGCGACCTCGGCATCGGTCAGTGCATCGAGGCCGACGTAGACGATGCCGCGCTTACGGATGATCTGTATCCAATCGAAGATCGGTCGTGGGTCATTCAGGTCGGTGTAGTTGGGGGCCAGCAGTTGGGAGGTCTTGCCGGTGGTGAGTTTCTCCAGCAGCGGCAGTAGGGAGGCAACGATTTTGTCGAAGTAAGTACGGTCATATCGCACCGCCGAACGCAGTCCATCCATTACCGGATCAAATACCCGCTTCACCGCTAGGTACTGCTCGATCGCCACCACGCGCTTTTCGCGCCCGATCATATGCCGGGGAATGTTTTTCTCGGTGAGTTTGCCTTCAAGCTGGACGATCACTTCCCACGCCTTCGGGTCAGTTTTGGCGAAAAACTGCTGGGCGTATTCGATGAACAGTGCGTCGATGTTGACCACATGCCGTTGGATCTGCAGGTAGTCTGGACGTCGGCCTAGCTCGATCAGCGCTCGGGCGATGATGTTGACGAAACGCCAGGCGAACTCGCGAAAAGCCGCAGAGTTACCTTCACCGCTAAGCTGCCCGGCGATGCGTGACGCCACTTCCGAGATACGACCGAAACGTCCCACGGCGTTGTAGCGGGCCGAGATTTCTGGCCAGCCCAGATGGAAGACATAAAACTCCTTCTCCCTACCGGCACGTTTGGCTTCGACGTACATGCGCTTGAGCAGGTCGGCATCGCCCTTCGGATCGAAGACAATCACTACCTCGTGTTCAACGCGGTGTATGTCCTGGGTGATGTACACCTCGGCGAGTCGCGTTTTGCCGACACGGGTCGTGCCCAGCACCAGGGTGTGTCCGACCCGTTCGCCCAGCGGCAGGCTGACTTCCGTTTCGTTGGGTTCGACCCCATGCAACAGCGGCGAACCACCGACCGGGGGCAAAGGGCGCAACGGATTGAAGGCGCTGTCCCAGGCCGTGACACGCGCCAGTGACGAGAGCGGAAACGGTGCATGCTCCAGGCGGCGTTCGAGTTCACGTGCCAGCCGGTAACAGGTCGGTTGGTCGACATAGTGGGCGACCGCCGGATCCTGGGCTTCGACCAGGCGCTGGGTGTGCAGGCGGGTCCAGCGAAAGCCGCGCCCCATAAACAAACGCTTACGGCTGACTGGAATCTGTCGGCTGGTCAGTTCGTAGCGGGGCAGCCGACGGATATTGCGCCGATAACGCAGCACCTCCCAGGCTTGTCGCAGCCGGATTAGGCCGAACAGGGCATAGGCCAGCGCCGCAACCAGACCGATCTCGGGTGACAGGGCCACAGCCCAGGGCGAGTACACGCACAACACCGCGGCAGCGATGCAGATCGCTACGGTGTACAGCTCCACCGCTGGCCGGAGCTTGGACTCCATCGCATGCTCGGCCATGACCTGGACTCACTGTTCCAGTGAGGTGGCAGTGATCAAGACGGGATAGTGCTCAATCTGCAGGCGGGTGGCGATGTCGTTGCCGTTGACCGGCAGGATGGTAATGCCCGGAGCGGCTGCTCGAATCCGGGCCAGGGCTTCATTATCGGCCACTTCGACGGCGAGGCCAGCCGCGCCCATTTCCTGCAGTTCAGCAGCGCGTTGACGCAGCCAAGTCAGCGACTGGGGATCGTCACCGACCAGGAAAAATGGCCGCAAACCAGGCATGCTCAGGGCGCGAGGCGTGATTTTGCCGGGGCTCAACTGAGAGCTGCGGACGGGTAGTATCCAGGCTTCATCGGCAAACGTGGACAGGTCCGCATGCATGGCCCGATCAGGCTGGATCTTATTGTTTATTAGCGGCCTGGCAACCTGAAAATGGGGGCGGGTGAAGTCGCTAGGCTGATCCCCGGCTACGGTCAACTCCGGCTGCGCGAAAGGTGCCAAGAGCAAGATGAAGTAGCATGTAAGTGGCATTCGCTTCATGTTGGTGTGTCCTGTTTGAAGGCAATCAGCAGTCGTTCGAGTTGCCGGGAAAAACCTGCGCGGTAACGTGCGGCTGGCGCTCCTCCCGCCGGGCGGTGATAGCGTCCGGCAGCCAAAACCCAATCACCGGTGGTAGCGTGATGCTCCTGCAACAGCTCGGCGGTCACCGCGAGATTTCGGTAGGGATCAAGGGCTTCGCAAGGGCTGGAAAAACGTTGTCCGTGATAACCCAGGTTGGTTTGCCCGAGACCGGCATCGACCCGCTTGGCGTCATGTCGGGCGAGTGCCTGAAGCAAGGCGTGACAGGCGGCCTGGCGAGTGGCGAAGCGGTAGGGTGTTCCGGCGATGTTCAGGGTCCAAGGCCAGGGCAGCAGTCGACCACGGACGCGGGTACCACTCTCCTGCAGGGCAATCGCGAACAGCACCGTAGAAGGGATGTCGGCGTCATGCGCCGCCAGTTGGTAGGCAGGAGGCGGAAGTTCGTCAGCCTGGACGGCGAGCATTGTCAGCATGAGCGCAATACCACTCAGTCGAGACGTTGCCATTGTCCATTCACCTGTTGAAATGTGGCGGGCAACGACCCCGAGGCACCCAGGCTGAACCAGCGACCACGGTCATGGTTCAGGGTGATTTGCCGGCGTTGAACCTTGGCCGGCTCGATGTCGGCTTGCCGAGCCCAGCTACGGACGCGTTCATCCTCGCCTTGGCTGCCCACTAGGTAGATATCGAACACCGTGTCGCTGCTTTGCAGACGCTGCGCTTCGGCGGTGCACGCTGGGCAGTGGTCCTCCACAAATAGAGCCTGGCGCGACGCGGCCGCTGAGCTGGTAGGGGGCGGGGATGCCATGCCCTGGATCGGCAGCAGCCCGGGAAACAGCTTGGCCCAGGCTGCGGTGTAAGCGTTTTGGTAGGCCAACTCGCGCTCGGCGCGTTTGGCTTCCAGCGCCACCTGTAATTCGGCATAGCGCTGGCGCTCTTGGTCGGTCTGGGCCTCAACCCCAAGTGCGGTCAACGGATCGAGGTTCGGGCTCCAGAAACCGCGTGGACCGGCTTGGATCTGTTCGAAGCGCGTCCACTCCTGCTCCGTCAGCCCCCAGCTTGCCGCCTGTTCAGAGTCAGAGCGCCCCAGGGGAGCGGACTGCGTGTCCTGGATCCGTGACTGTGTCGCGACGGGGTTGCCCACCGCAGCGCCCATGGCCAGTAGCGAAGCGAGACAGACAACGGTGGGCAGTAGCGCTCTGTTCATGATCACTACTCAAGGGAGGTGCACGGTCTGATCTGGCTGAGCGGCCACCGCGAAGATGGCTGAGTTCGGCTCCAGTATTTTCAGGCGCCAAGCCCCTTGCTGCTCACCGCTATGTAGCAGCCGGACATCCGTGAGCGAGCGACTGTCATGAGGTGCGACCGCCAGAAAGCGCTCACCCCCGCGGGACTCGACACTCAATACTGAAAACGGTGGCGAGAGCGGGTTGGGTTTGGGGCGAGCGGTCTTTTTCGGTTTGGTCGCAGAAGGCGTCGGCGGTGGAGGGAATGGCTTGGTCCTGAGGTCCAGGAGCTGCTGCTCGACCTGTTCAATGCGTGCGCGCAGCGCTGTCAGGTCTGCCTGGGTGGCGCGGGCTGCGAGACCATCACGCAGTTCCTGTATCTCTTGCGCCCACTGATCCAACATCGGATCGAGGGTATTGGCCTGTTGCTCACCAGTATCGACCATCTGCTTCAGGTCTTTCAGCGCGTACTGCAGCTTCTCCTGGGCGTCCTTGAGGGCGCTTGAATCATGTTGCAGGGTGTCCAGGGTTTGTCGGTATTGCGTGTTCGTGCTCTGCAGTTCGGCCACGCGTTGATACTGGTTATACAAACCACCGCTCAGGCCGGCGACCGCCAAGCAAAGCAGCCCAATAATGAGGGTTTGAAACGTCGAGGCTCTCATGGGCGTGCCTCCAACAGATGGGGCGAGACGGGTGTGATCAGCGCGACGCCGGCCTCCGTTTTCTGCTGTTCGAAGCAGACCGAACGGCTGACTTCGTCGGTCGTGAGTTGCCAGGCGGGGCCAGCCAGCACTTGCAGCGCGCGGCGCAAAGAGATCGGGCCGAGCCGGTAATGGGCTGCGGGCAGGGGCCGAGTAAACAGCACCCTCACGGACGCGGTAACGGGGCAGAGCGAATAGCCTGAACGCTGCAATACGTACTGCAATGCATCCAGCACAGAAGGGTTCAGGCTGGACGGGATGCTCACGTCAATGATTTGGGCAAGAAGATCGCGTTGTTCCGTGGTGGGCTCGGTGCTGACCAGCGTGTAGCGGCCATAACGAAGCTCTGCCGGATGGCTTTCTTCGGCTATGCCCCTCGAGTGCTGGGCCCGATTGGAGCCACTGTCGATCTCTGGATTGGTCGGCAAAGGGTTGGGGATTTGCGCGGTGCAGGCGCTCAACAAACCCAGCAGGCAGACAGGTGTGAAAAAACGCTCCATGGAAGAAACCTCATGTCAGATTCAGTGCAGAACCTGACATGAGGTGAAGGAGCGATTCCGTGAGAAAGTTGATTCAAGGTGGGTCGTGTTAACGCTGAACACGTTGCTATTCATCGAAAATGGCGAGCCCAACCAAGACGGCAGCGTCGGGGTCGAAGATCAACAATCGCACATCCGCCAATGCCGCCAAATACAGTACGTTGACCAAAGTTTCCGGTGTGCCTGCGTCGAGTTGTTCTTGTCTCAAGCTCGAATAACGATTGCCCTCAATGTTCAGCAAGTTCTCGTCCGTCCATGGCGTGCCGATCAGTTTGCAACCGATACCGCAGCAATCTGGCAGCGTAAAAAGCTCGAACAAGAGGCCGGTTTGCCTCGGAACGAAGTGACTGACCCACTCCTGCAGATAAAGCACCGCTTCTTCGGGAAGGTGCGCGGTACTGATTTCCCAGACTCGACTGTAGTGTCCTGTTTCGAAGCTCAAGTGATGGACCATGGCTTGGGCCTTTTCCAGGGAGTACAGATCACCGAGGTGATGCCGCTCGTTGAGCATTTCGCCCATCACAGCGTAGATCACTTGGCGCACTAGCCCGCTGGACTGACAGCGTTCATCCAAATTAACCGGAATGGAGTGGCCTTCGCTGATCACGGCGAAATCGTCATTGAACAGGCAGGGGAACAGTTCCAGCTCGTCGTCGGACAGATGGGCTTGTGCATCATGCACTGGTCGAAAGCAGGGAGGGCAGTCGTCTTCGTAGGTGATCAGTAGCAGCCGTTCGATATGAAGGTTGTCGTAACTGCGAGCAAATGGGTTTGAGGCCGCCAGCAGGGCTGCAGCTTGGTATGTGGGGTTCATGAAGGTTCTCCAGAATGAAAATGAACAAGGCGCCCGAAGACGCCTGTGAGGGTTAAAGCCAGCCATGTTCGGCAAGGGAGAGAGGACGACCTTCACCGACGATGAAGTGATCCAGTACGCGCACTTCGACCAAGGCCAAGGCCTCCTTCAACCGTGCGGTCAAGATGCGATCCGCCTGGCTGGGTTCCGTACAACCTGAGGGGTGGTTGTGAACAAAAATGGCGGCCGCGGCGTTATGCGCTAGGGAGCGCTTAACGACTTGGCGGGGGTAAACGCTGGCACCATCAATGCTGCCGTGAAAGAGGACTTCGAACGCCAACACCCGGTGTTTGGCATCGAGAAATATCACACCGAAGACTTCATGCTCTTGTTGCACAAGGTGCAGTTTTAGGTATGAAGCCACGGCGTCAGGCGACGTCAGGTTAGGGCCGCGGGCGAACAGCCGACGATCCAGAATATGCAGTGCTTCGTCGATCACCTGGTTTTCTTGGACAATGCGATCAGCCTCGAAATCCGAGGTCTCAATCAGTGTGAGCTGGGTGCTCATGGTGGTACCTCCGAAGGGAACAATCAGGGGTACACGCCCGAGGGGAGTGGTGTCCCCGAGGTGGGTGTGGAGTCGCGGGCGTTAGCAGATGGCGCGCTGTTTACAGTCGCGTGAATCGGTGGCGTTGACCGTGTAGGGGCGAACTACAACCGTCGCAGGGCAATGGGGAAAAAGCTTTTATTCCCCAGCCAGTTTCGGGATCGAAGTCGGCACTGATGGGCATTAACCGAACCAGTTCTCGATGGATGCCGGCGATGCGTTTCTCAATTTCATCCGTCGTGTAATAGAGCGATAACGTGCTGTAGTCCTCGTAAGCAGTAGCAAACAGGCAGTCGTCGCAAAGCCAGAAGGATTCCATGTCGTTCTCCTGTGCTATTGAAGAAAAGGCGCTCGAGGGAGCGCCTTTATGTGGAACATCGTTGACTGTTCAGGCGGACTGAACGGTACGGGTGGCATGACGGCGGGCCGTGTGGGGAGTGGGTAAAGATTCAGGTTCGACCTGAGCCTCTGTTGGTTCGTCGGTCCCCTCAGCTTCGGC from Pseudomonas sp. S04 encodes the following:
- a CDS encoding TIGR03752 family integrating conjugative element protein gives rise to the protein MKANALLKWLVPAALLGVVLIILKSWVAGSSTPSPENPVDQGNLQLSVEQAKSLGIAGDTPRDTVATLVGQVKAMRSDMLGLKKHNDSLQTENNRLRERENSVDSRIQTALGSVTQQVDEGRRQANEARLKAEQDSHQARGLLTQLQNQLSGLTGKGKDMPIGLGLEPGDGAQFEGLHPAVDALQWIEPSDAPSTNARGKTKTSSALSLPTAFNSLEDLKDNAIDRSQKQLRAVTQGERGLTRSLDRTEGAKPVYTIPENATLMGSVAMTALIGRVPVDGTVNDPYPFKVLVGPENLTANGIDLPDVAGAVMSGTASGDWTLSCVRGQVESITFVFTDGTIRTVPQPKAVASRNASTTQSSNTDKIRGGLGYLSDPYGIPCIAGERRSNAQQYLGSQSLVTAAGAGVAALLGDEQSNSSVISSGGSTLGVTSSNGNSALNAILSGGVSDIREWINKLYGEAFAAVYVPPAAQVALHLDHEITIDYEPKGRSVRHEKDQASLPYLD
- a CDS encoding TIGR03749 family integrating conjugative element protein — protein: MKRMSTLGLTVVLMLWGAAQAVELIRWERLPLAVPLVINQERVVFVDEDVRVGVPSTLTGKLRVQSTGGTLYLRASEAIAPTRLQLQSVATGEIILLDIAATPGDQPLEPVRILKNVQMQATEAETSAVPVPARTPIPVALTRYAAQSLYAPLRTVESLPGVRRVPLKLRTELPTLLPTENVSSTPIAAWRLGDYWVTAVKLRNRGSARVQLDPRRLQATLFAAAFQHAFLGPVGSAEDTTIAYLVTRGAGLEHAVPLPPIARGADDES
- a CDS encoding PFL_4703 family integrating conjugative element protein, with amino-acid sequence MSRFRNKVDAQRAHIFSLRLAVMILALVCAGLWYGWRSAPTDLTVHVPPDLRSGSTRKWWDIPSENVYAFALYIFGQLNRWPSDGEKDYRRAIYGLQSYLTPACKAFLDGDYEYRKAAGELRQRVRGVYEILGRGYSEDPELRVKQLDRDSWLVKLDLNADEYYAAEPVKRVVVRYPLRVVRFDLDPERNKWGLALDCYQGTPQKISLPGGEP
- a CDS encoding TIGR03750 family conjugal transfer protein, which translates into the protein MNDTIERLADGTLVFLPERLNRDPAVLRGLTNDEMWVALGTGAVIGLLLGVPLAIATASIAVAPTGMIACMALVLFAGGTLLRRAKRARPETWLYRKLEWVLASRWHLGRGSLILHSGAWTVRRSRRLRPALSRWQP
- a CDS encoding TIGR03745 family integrating conjugative element membrane protein produces the protein MLKCLVPLKNNLRDRANLRLIGLLLVLGPSLAFAELPTMEAPSRGEGSGLIETIKNYAYDGGILLGLLIALLAFLGVAWHSLTVYADVQNQRKTWKDLGAVVGIGALLVVIIIWFLTKAAAIL
- a CDS encoding TIGR03758 family integrating conjugative element protein; protein product: MSMTDAQSSAFQNASGFSAQSSSTLWLSLVLVLALLWCTWVMWTAYRGWATGSVRFGFFGGSTARVLLALLVLMFFTLS
- a CDS encoding integrative conjugative element protein, RAQPRD family, with protein sequence MPITVFRCLLLSLAIVHGSSYAASAHEQDQLSLIQRQLDTIERLATRAEAASTAEPVERYRFDYLRLSKDIQRIRQGVQGYMSPSRAQPRDATELVGDYRLDALPAEPSP
- a CDS encoding integrase domain-containing protein, yielding MALVGRRDGRNFGYGRQLSYAGPQALRDLFGGGHYATVKAHSDRWQAFVRWCRSEDGPGFNDARQIDRQTLLDYAGHLRQQVEQGAIGIATAQNRLSSVNRTMAALRGDQSVAVPSPSKALGMRRTSVRRSTPQGQDHEQVTRIVDALCEHQMPRAAAIVQLARATGMRLREAILADLPRLKHETEHCGKINIRDGIQGGRSRASALRWITVNDPIHEALKFAEQVSPNGSRNLLAPNERYVDLQRQIVRPAREILHSHNLKGFHELRVAYACERYEQITHHLAPINGGRCYQLDRRLDQDARVQISYELGLGRIDLLSTYIGSRT